From a region of the Castanea sativa cultivar Marrone di Chiusa Pesio chromosome 10, ASM4071231v1 genome:
- the LOC142611907 gene encoding uncharacterized protein LOC142611907 yields MPRTSVKGQVLADLVAEFAESPLEKEGEEQNIDRKSIGMVYVDGAANQRGSGVGLVAISPEKITIEKFLRLGFSATNNEAKYEALLVGMDIVQKMGRTTVEVFSDSRLVVGQVNGELEARDLRMQVYLSQVRHLQSEFKSFILQQIPRNRNTYANSLATLATFSAQSLLQIILVEDLCKPTDLKREKAQIHQVRARPNWMDLIVLFLKDNILPEKKVEANKVRRKAPHFLLSEDQKLYKRSFSRPYLLCIHPDVVEPLLKELHEGIYGCHMGGRSLSHKALTQGYWWPNMQNGAREYVKKCD; encoded by the coding sequence atgcctcgtacCTCTGTTAAAGGCCAGGTCCTCGCGGACTTGGTGGCTGAATTTGCTGAGTCCCCACTGgaaaaggaaggagaagaaCAAAACATAGATAGAAAATCAATTGGGATGGTGTACGTTGATGGTGCAGCCAATCAAAGGGGATCTGGAGTGGGGCTAGTTGCGATATCTCCCGAGAAGATCACTATTGAGAAATTCTTGAGGTTGGGCTTCTCGGCCACAAACAATGAGGCCAAGTATGAGGCTTTGCTGGTTGGAATGGATATAGTTCAAAAAATGGGAAGAACAACAGTGGAGGTATTTTCAGATTCAAGGTTGGTTGTTGGCCAGGTAAATGGAGAGTTGGAAGCTAGGGATTTGAGGATGCAAGTATATTTGAGTCAAGTTAGGCACTTGCAATCAGAGTTCAAGTCTTTCATCTTACAACAAATCCCTAGAAACAGAAACACATATGCAAACTCCCTTGCCACTCTCGCAACCTTCTCGGCGCAGAGCTTACTTCAGATTATCTTGGTCGAGGATTTGTGTAAACCCACTGATCTGAAGAGGGAGAAAGCTCAGATCCATCAAGTCAGAGCAAGGCCTAATTGGATGGATCTTATTGTGCTGTTCCTCAAGGATAACATCTTGCCTGAGAAGAAAGTGGAGGCTAATAAGGTGCGGAGAAAAGCTCCTCATTTTTTgttatccgaggatcagaagttgtACAAGCGCTCTTTCTCtagaccatatttgttatgcatCCACCCTGACGTGGTAGAGCCACTCCTAAAGGAGCTACATGAGGGGATTTATGGGTGCCATATGGGAGGAAGGTCGTTGTCTCACAAGGCCCtcactcagggatattggtggccaaatatgcaaaaTGGGGCACGAGAATACGTGAAGAAGTGTGACTAA